In Phycisphaeraceae bacterium, the genomic stretch GGGCGACTACGACTATAACAGGAACGATGCCCGTACCGTGGTCGGCACTAAAGTCACGGCCGACGGTCAGACCTATGTCCTTACGGGCATCGAACAGCGTCACCCCGACGGCACGCAAAAGACGACGACAGAGATCGTCAGCAACCGTCACATTCTCCTGCCCCTTCGACTCGAAGCGACGCCAGTCTCTCTGGAGATCAAAGCACAGACCGTTAAAGCTGAGGACAAAAGTATCGAAGTTTCCGACGGAAATCTCGACGAAGTTTCCGCGACAACCGTAACCTACAACAAACACAAGCTGGCCGAAGATGCCTATCTCCAGCTTTTCACGATGCACGCATCGGTGATGATCTTCTTTGTCATCATCCCGATGCTCATTGGTGGCTTTGGAAACTTTGTAGTGCCGCTGATGATCGGTGCCAAGGATATGGCCTTCCCCCGGCTTAACGCCCTCTCGTTCTGGCTGGCAGTACCCGCAGGCATCATCATGATCGTCAGCTTCTGGACCCCCGGCGGGCCGGCTGGCGGCGGGTGGACGATGTACCCCACCCTTTCGACCAAGGCGTTCATGCCTAACCTGGGAACAACGCTGTGGATCGCCGGCGTGGCGTTCGTCGGATTCAGCTCGGTCGTCGGCGCCCTCAACTACATCACAACCACGATCAACATGCGGGCACCGGGTATGACGATGTTCCGCATGCCGCTGACCGTCTGGTCTGTTTTCATCACAGCCACACTGGCACTTTTCTCGACTCCCGTGCTCACCTCGGCCATGGTGCTCCTGCTCCTTGACCGTACGCTCGGCACGGTCTTTTTCCAACCGGCCCAGGGCGGCCAGCCGCTGATGTGGCAGCACCTGTTCTGGTTCTATTCCCACCCGGCGGTGTACATCATGATCCTTCCCGCGATGGGTGTGGTCAGCGACGTACTGGCGACCTTCAGCCGTAAGCCGATCTTCGGGTACAAGCCCATGGTCTTCGCCATGATGGCGATCTCCGGATTGGGCTTCATCGTGTGGGGTCACCACATGTTCCAGTCGGGGATGAACCCCACGCTGGGAACCACCTTCATGGCTGGCACGATCATGATTGCGGTGCCCTCCGCCATCAAGACCTTCAACTGGCTCGGCACACTCTGGGGCGGCAACATCCGGTTCACTCCCGCGATGCTCAACGCTCTGGGCTTCGTCTCAATGTTCGTCATCGGCGGGTTGTCGGGCATCTTCATGGCCTCGGCACCCGTGGATATTCACATCCATGACACCTACTTCATCGTCGCCCACATCCACTACGTGCTCTTTGGCGGATCGATGTTCGGCATCTTTGCCGGTATCTATTACTGGTTCCCGAAAATGTTCGGCCGACAGTTGAATCAGAAATGGGGCGTGATCCATTTCTGGATGACGATTATCGCGTTCAACATCACCTTCTTCACGATGCACATTCTGGGTATCGGCGGTCATCCGCGGCGATATGCCTCGATCATGGAATACGACACGCTCAAGCATCTCCAGCCGTTGAACGTGCTGATGACCATTGGTGCGTTGATGCTGGGCATGGCACAGATCCCCTTCTTCTACAACTTTTTCGCAAGCCTTCCCTTCAAACTCAGCCGTGCGATCGTCGCACTGTTCCTGATTATGCTTGGCGGGCCGATGCTCATCGGTCTGACTGCGTGGAACACCATCAGCGACGTAAGTCCAATCTTCAGCATGCTCGCACAGTCGGAGAACGGCTTCTCCGTCACTCAGGTCTGGGTCGGCTCCCTGCTGTTGAGCGCGACGATAGCGGTTCTCATTCTCCTGATGCTCAGGGAATACACACGCGGCTGGAAAATCGGTATCTCCGTCATTGGCTTGGTCACGATTGCCTTCATCTTGACTTCAGCCAAGCTCGCAGCAGGCGGTGCGCTGCTCGCAGATGAAGCAGGCAACGCAAAGGCTGGCTAC encodes the following:
- a CDS encoding cbb3-type cytochrome c oxidase subunit I; this encodes MSTHDSTHNDAGHGDHGGHAAPTGFWRKYIFSTDHKIIGIQFTFTSLLFVIVGGLLALGVRYQLAWPNQNVPYAALLPGHSTQIAPEFNVALWHLGHEVILKSDVESGGKTFPTGTKATLTSFPKGLAITIPAGTQVKIGEEPETVLSKPVDGFVAADEVMGDYDYNRNDARTVVGTKVTADGQTYVLTGIEQRHPDGTQKTTTEIVSNRHILLPLRLEATPVSLEIKAQTVKAEDKSIEVSDGNLDEVSATTVTYNKHKLAEDAYLQLFTMHASVMIFFVIIPMLIGGFGNFVVPLMIGAKDMAFPRLNALSFWLAVPAGIIMIVSFWTPGGPAGGGWTMYPTLSTKAFMPNLGTTLWIAGVAFVGFSSVVGALNYITTTINMRAPGMTMFRMPLTVWSVFITATLALFSTPVLTSAMVLLLLDRTLGTVFFQPAQGGQPLMWQHLFWFYSHPAVYIMILPAMGVVSDVLATFSRKPIFGYKPMVFAMMAISGLGFIVWGHHMFQSGMNPTLGTTFMAGTIMIAVPSAIKTFNWLGTLWGGNIRFTPAMLNALGFVSMFVIGGLSGIFMASAPVDIHIHDTYFIVAHIHYVLFGGSMFGIFAGIYYWFPKMFGRQLNQKWGVIHFWMTIIAFNITFFTMHILGIGGHPRRYASIMEYDTLKHLQPLNVLMTIGALMLGMAQIPFFYNFFASLPFKLSRAIVALFLIMLGGPMLIGLTAWNTISDVSPIFSMLAQSENGFSVTQVWVGSLLLSATIAVLILLMLREYTRGWKIGISVIGLVTIAFILTSAKLAAGGALLADEAGNAKAGYGIAVFSWALVPLGLAIPYFLALIAAIWIIWGVGRAVHLGGLLQRLLYLVALPMFLMPVLLKPDAYMWLHVPALFHLRWVFVLLMVIPGLAYLVLARPRDEFGYAVGDNPWHANSLEWCTSSPPPFVNFPEIPTVYRGPYEFSSPVVKEDYLPQPQQLPPGVVEPAGH